One Phenylobacterium hankyongense DNA segment encodes these proteins:
- a CDS encoding MFS transporter: MEAPPAAGWADLLADGRLPRFALICLGVWLNAADSLVTATIMPSVGAELGGYGYFSWATAGFLVGAILAGASAGRLSQLIGLGSATALAGLVTVVGCVMSAAAPDVGIFLAGRLVQGLGSGWISGFAMVAIALLFPERHLARVFAAVSGVWGVATLLGPLVGGLFAQGGDWRGVFWLFAAQALAFSAAAPFLLTGSTKTAGGPGVPWLQLGVLGLGVSAIAVADITHGAVLSLGLAAVGLAVLVLVLRIDDRARVRLLPHKAGDLATICGSGYAAMFALTAASMGFAIYGPPILQKLAGLSPLWAGYAIGAESLAWTVAALAVAGASGVWDARWVRIGALSVPVSLVILAWAMPSVSLVWVLVGGALLGAAFGWSWSFMSRRLMAALSDEDRAIGSSAITAVRQTGAAAGAAISGAAANLAGFSAGLTVESARTAAVWVFAAVLPLALAGAWAAFRMTGRAEVARA; the protein is encoded by the coding sequence GTGGAAGCTCCGCCGGCCGCCGGCTGGGCCGACCTGCTGGCCGACGGGCGGCTGCCGCGGTTTGCGCTGATCTGCCTGGGGGTCTGGCTGAACGCCGCTGACAGCCTGGTGACGGCGACCATCATGCCGAGCGTCGGCGCGGAGCTCGGCGGCTACGGCTATTTCAGCTGGGCGACCGCCGGTTTCCTGGTCGGCGCGATCCTGGCGGGGGCCAGCGCCGGGCGGCTGTCGCAGCTGATCGGCCTGGGCTCGGCGACCGCGCTGGCGGGCCTCGTCACCGTGGTGGGCTGCGTGATGAGCGCGGCCGCGCCGGACGTGGGGATTTTCCTGGCCGGGCGGCTGGTCCAGGGCCTGGGCTCGGGCTGGATCTCCGGCTTCGCCATGGTGGCCATCGCGCTCTTGTTCCCCGAGCGGCACCTGGCGCGGGTGTTCGCCGCCGTATCCGGGGTCTGGGGCGTGGCGACCCTGCTCGGCCCGCTGGTGGGCGGGCTGTTCGCGCAGGGCGGCGACTGGCGGGGCGTGTTTTGGCTGTTCGCGGCCCAGGCCCTGGCGTTCAGCGCCGCCGCGCCGTTCCTGCTGACCGGCTCGACGAAGACCGCCGGCGGGCCGGGCGTCCCCTGGCTGCAACTCGGGGTGCTGGGGCTGGGCGTCAGCGCCATCGCGGTGGCCGACATCACCCATGGGGCGGTCCTGTCGCTCGGCCTGGCGGCGGTCGGGCTGGCGGTGCTGGTGCTGGTGCTGCGGATCGACGACCGCGCCCGCGTGCGCCTGCTGCCGCACAAGGCCGGCGACCTCGCCACCATCTGCGGCTCCGGCTATGCGGCGATGTTCGCGCTCACCGCCGCCTCGATGGGGTTCGCCATCTACGGGCCGCCGATCCTGCAGAAGCTCGCCGGCCTGTCGCCGCTGTGGGCCGGCTACGCCATCGGCGCGGAGTCGCTGGCCTGGACCGTGGCGGCGCTGGCGGTGGCGGGCGCCTCGGGGGTCTGGGACGCCCGCTGGGTGCGGATCGGCGCGCTGAGCGTGCCGGTGAGCCTGGTGATCCTGGCGTGGGCGATGCCCAGCGTGTCGCTGGTCTGGGTGCTGGTGGGCGGAGCCCTGCTGGGCGCGGCGTTCGGCTGGTCGTGGAGCTTCATGAGCCGCCGGCTGATGGCCGCCTTGTCCGACGAGGACCGGGCGATCGGCTCCTCGGCGATCACCGCGGTGCGCCAGACCGGCGCCGCGGCCGGCGCGGCGATCTCCGGCGCGGCGGCCAACCTGGCGGGCTTCTCGGCGGGCCTGACGGTCGAGAGCGCGCGGACCGCGGCGGTCTGGGTGTTCGCCGCCGTCCTGCCGCTGGCGCTCGCCGGCGCCTGGGCCGCCTTCCGGATGACCGGCCGGGCGGAGGTCGCGCGGGCCTAG
- the ptsP gene encoding phosphoenolpyruvate--protein phosphotransferase, producing the protein MPISGVAIRGQRSLLRQIREALAGGGPAQQRLDMVVRIIARSMVAEVCSLYMRRSGGEMELFATEGLDPKAVHVTRMKPSEGLVGEIMRLGRPLNLSDAPEHPAFSYRPETGEDPYHAFLGVPLLRGGRAIGVLVVQNRTERGYTEDEVEDLQIVAMVLAEMVAGGELITEEELKGVEIAPHRPERLKGSKFADGLAYGVVVLHERPVAPSQLLSEDVVAEEARLKTAVTALQAQIDTMLEGQHGLVEASYEVLETYRMFAHDRGWNRSLEDAVRNGLTAEASVERVRSEHRARLGQARDPYLRERLHDLEDLNDRLLRHLSGDGHVARDLPENAILIARNLGPADILEYDRTRLRGILLEEGSAASHAGIVARALDIPCVGRLSGLRDRVSEGDPVIVDAETGEAYLRPRADVVKAIQARIDVRAQRRAEFAKLRDTPAFTRDGAKITLLMNAGLDVDLDILAETGAEGIGLFRTEFQFMVAEEMPRFNAQTALYGRVMDAAGDLPVTFRTLDLGGDKVLPYLEAEREDNPALGWRAIRMGLDRPALLRLQLRALIAAARGRELRVMFPLVASVDEFRAARALVDVEIAWAQRRGRKAPSRLDVGAMIEAPSLIWHLDALLPMTDFVSVGTNDLMQYLFAADRGNPRVSERYDPLSPPALRALETIQRACAETGTPVSVCGEMAGRPLEAFALVALGFERLSMPPAGVGPVKQMVLSCDREAARRGVSALLKQGAGSVRNEIETLARKIYLAV; encoded by the coding sequence ATGCCGATTTCGGGCGTGGCGATCAGGGGACAGCGGAGCCTGCTGCGGCAGATCCGCGAGGCGCTGGCCGGCGGCGGTCCCGCCCAGCAGCGCCTCGACATGGTCGTGCGCATCATCGCCCGCTCGATGGTCGCCGAGGTCTGCTCGCTCTACATGCGCCGCTCCGGCGGCGAGATGGAGCTGTTCGCCACCGAAGGCCTCGATCCGAAGGCCGTCCACGTCACCCGCATGAAGCCGAGCGAAGGCCTGGTCGGCGAGATCATGCGCCTGGGCCGGCCGCTCAACCTGTCCGACGCCCCCGAGCACCCGGCCTTCTCCTACCGGCCGGAGACCGGCGAAGACCCTTACCACGCCTTCCTCGGCGTCCCCCTGCTGCGCGGCGGCCGGGCCATCGGCGTGCTGGTGGTCCAGAACCGCACCGAGCGCGGCTACACCGAGGACGAGGTCGAGGACCTGCAGATCGTCGCCATGGTGCTGGCCGAGATGGTGGCCGGCGGCGAGCTGATCACCGAGGAGGAGCTGAAGGGCGTCGAGATCGCCCCGCACCGCCCCGAGCGGCTGAAGGGCTCCAAGTTCGCCGACGGCCTGGCCTATGGCGTCGTGGTGCTGCACGAGCGCCCGGTCGCGCCCTCGCAGCTGCTGTCGGAGGACGTGGTCGCCGAGGAGGCGCGGCTGAAGACCGCCGTCACCGCCCTGCAGGCCCAGATCGACACCATGCTGGAGGGCCAGCACGGCCTGGTCGAGGCCTCATACGAGGTGCTCGAGACCTACCGCATGTTCGCCCACGACCGCGGCTGGAACCGGTCGCTGGAGGACGCGGTGCGCAACGGCCTCACCGCCGAGGCCTCGGTCGAGCGGGTCCGCTCCGAGCACCGCGCCCGCCTGGGCCAGGCCCGCGACCCCTACCTGCGCGAACGCCTGCACGACCTGGAGGACCTCAACGACCGCCTGCTGCGCCACCTGAGCGGCGACGGCCACGTGGCCCGCGACCTGCCCGAGAACGCCATCCTGATCGCCCGCAACCTCGGGCCCGCCGACATCCTGGAATACGACCGCACCCGCCTGCGCGGCATCCTGCTGGAGGAAGGCTCGGCGGCCAGCCACGCCGGCATCGTCGCCCGCGCCCTCGACATCCCCTGCGTCGGCCGGCTCTCGGGCCTGCGCGACCGGGTGTCGGAAGGCGACCCGGTGATCGTCGACGCGGAAACCGGCGAGGCCTACCTGCGGCCGCGCGCCGACGTGGTGAAGGCCATCCAGGCCCGCATCGACGTCCGCGCCCAGCGCCGCGCCGAGTTCGCCAAGCTGCGCGACACCCCGGCCTTCACCCGCGACGGCGCGAAGATCACCCTGCTGATGAACGCCGGCCTCGACGTCGACCTCGACATCCTGGCGGAGACCGGGGCGGAGGGCATCGGCCTGTTCCGCACCGAGTTCCAGTTCATGGTCGCCGAGGAGATGCCGCGCTTCAACGCCCAGACCGCCCTCTATGGCCGGGTGATGGACGCCGCCGGCGACCTGCCGGTCACCTTCCGCACCCTCGACCTCGGCGGCGACAAGGTGCTGCCCTACCTGGAGGCCGAGCGGGAGGACAATCCGGCGCTCGGCTGGCGCGCCATCCGCATGGGCCTCGACCGCCCCGCCCTGCTGCGGCTGCAGCTGCGCGCCCTGATCGCCGCGGCCCGCGGCCGGGAGTTGCGGGTGATGTTCCCGCTGGTCGCCAGCGTCGACGAATTCCGCGCCGCCCGCGCCCTGGTCGACGTGGAGATCGCCTGGGCCCAGCGCCGCGGCCGCAAGGCGCCCTCGCGCCTGGACGTCGGCGCGATGATCGAGGCGCCGTCGCTGATCTGGCACCTGGACGCCCTGCTGCCGATGACCGACTTCGTCTCGGTCGGCACCAACGACCTGATGCAGTACCTGTTCGCCGCCGACCGCGGGAACCCGCGGGTGTCGGAGCGCTACGATCCGCTGTCGCCGCCGGCCCTGCGGGCGCTGGAAACCATCCAGCGCGCCTGCGCCGAGACCGGCACCCCGGTCAGCGTCTGCGGCGAGATGGCCGGGCGGCCGTTGGAGGCCTTCGCCCTGGTCGCCCTGGGCTTCGAACGGCTGTCGATGCCGCCGGCCGGGGTCGGGCCGGTGAAGCAGATGGTGCTTTCCTGCGACCGCGAGGCTGCCCGGCGCGGCGTGTCGGCGCTGCTGAAACAGGGGGCCGGTTCCGTTCGCAACGAAATTGAAACCCTGGCGCGTAAAATCTACTTGGCCGTCTGA
- a CDS encoding helix-turn-helix domain-containing protein, whose protein sequence is MPLDTGGITDLHRRAEDGRAPDLNASNESYAPTLHSGADIGQALRAVRESRGLTLEDLAEITRVRRAYLAAIEELRLELLPSRPFTIGYIRAYASALGLDAEVAVERFKADEPVLDEPLHEPLGVQEDRDPRLTAIIAGGCVIIAAIVLWNIAQRAMTESAPPSPTAPQVAAAHALAAAKAGPVSLGAPLPAPVESTTPPPYETPGLAEAATGADGKITLDGRPKVLDHLTEAPADETLTPVFQAKGAIFGAPPSQTSAVTVQALKSASMIVRGADGSVYFARQLAAGEAYRAPQIGGLTFDVSTPNAFQVFVGGQSKGVLPSAQTSVSALAGG, encoded by the coding sequence ATGCCGCTTGATACTGGTGGCATTACTGATCTCCATCGGCGCGCCGAAGACGGCCGCGCCCCTGATCTGAACGCGTCCAATGAATCCTACGCGCCGACGCTCCATTCCGGCGCCGATATTGGCCAGGCCCTGCGCGCCGTCCGGGAATCCCGCGGCCTGACCCTGGAAGACCTCGCCGAGATCACCCGCGTGCGCCGCGCCTACCTGGCGGCCATCGAGGAGCTGCGGCTGGAGCTGCTGCCGTCGCGGCCCTTCACCATCGGCTACATCCGCGCCTACGCTTCGGCCCTGGGCCTCGACGCCGAGGTCGCGGTCGAGCGCTTCAAGGCCGACGAGCCGGTGCTCGACGAGCCCCTGCACGAACCGTTGGGCGTCCAGGAGGACCGTGACCCGCGGCTCACCGCCATCATCGCCGGCGGCTGCGTGATCATCGCCGCCATCGTGCTCTGGAACATCGCCCAGCGGGCGATGACCGAGAGCGCCCCGCCGTCGCCCACCGCCCCGCAGGTCGCCGCCGCCCACGCCCTGGCCGCCGCCAAGGCCGGCCCGGTCTCGCTGGGCGCGCCGCTGCCGGCGCCGGTGGAATCCACCACCCCGCCGCCCTACGAGACGCCCGGCCTCGCCGAGGCCGCCACCGGCGCGGACGGCAAGATCACCCTGGACGGTCGCCCCAAGGTGCTCGACCACCTGACCGAGGCTCCGGCCGACGAGACCCTGACCCCGGTCTTCCAGGCCAAGGGGGCGATCTTCGGGGCCCCGCCCAGCCAGACCTCGGCCGTCACCGTCCAGGCGCTCAAGTCGGCGTCGATGATCGTCCGCGGCGCCGACGGCTCGGTCTATTTCGCCCGCCAGCTCGCCGCCGGCGAAGCCTACCGCGCCCCGCAGATCGGCGGCCTGACCTTCGACGTCTCGACGCCGAACGCCTTCCAGGTCTTCGTCGGCGGCCAGTCCAAGGGCGTGCTGCCCTCGGCCCAGACCTCGGTGAGCGCGCTGGCCGGCGGCTGA
- a CDS encoding cytochrome P450, protein MTEAQENQALFVPPAVTPPEAPLPYFRALWTLMDNPIEAWPRAVYEQPFFARENNGQRFLYATDPAMLKDILLDKVEAFPKDWMFERVTKPALGEGLLTARGAHWRWQRRAAAPAFRPEPIAAMTPTMVKAAESALARWRERGDGARLDIATEMTAITFDVILETMLSGGEGIDVRAATQKITDYLETLGRVTPADLMQWPLWTRVALAPRGSRALVYLKAMVDRMIARRRREAARGDLVDLLMAAEDPESGRRMDDGLLRDNLLTFIGAGHETTALALTWSLYLVGRHAPTAARLREEVAAVAGEATITPEHVERLTFTRTVVQEAMRLYPSLPIMSRMCGTDTVAGGHPVKAGTFIFIPIYALHRHRRLWRDPDAFDPSRFGPEESAERPRFAYLPFGGGPRVCIGQGFAMMEAVAVLATLVRGAVLEPDPGHRIRPLVRVSMRPQGGMPMTLRLPRA, encoded by the coding sequence GTGACCGAGGCGCAAGAAAACCAGGCGCTGTTCGTCCCGCCCGCGGTGACCCCGCCGGAGGCGCCGCTGCCCTATTTCCGGGCGCTCTGGACGCTGATGGACAATCCCATCGAGGCCTGGCCGCGGGCGGTCTACGAGCAGCCGTTCTTCGCCCGCGAGAACAACGGCCAGCGGTTCCTCTACGCCACCGATCCGGCCATGCTGAAGGACATCCTGCTGGACAAGGTCGAGGCCTTTCCGAAGGACTGGATGTTCGAGCGGGTGACCAAGCCCGCGCTGGGCGAGGGGCTGCTGACCGCCCGCGGCGCGCACTGGCGCTGGCAGCGGCGGGCCGCCGCCCCCGCCTTTCGCCCGGAGCCGATCGCGGCGATGACGCCGACCATGGTCAAGGCGGCGGAAAGCGCGCTGGCCCGCTGGCGGGAGAGGGGCGACGGGGCGCGGCTCGACATCGCCACCGAGATGACCGCCATCACCTTCGACGTGATCCTGGAGACCATGCTGTCGGGCGGCGAGGGGATCGACGTGCGCGCCGCCACCCAGAAGATCACCGACTACCTGGAGACGCTGGGCCGGGTGACGCCCGCCGACCTCATGCAGTGGCCGCTGTGGACCCGGGTGGCGCTGGCCCCGCGCGGCTCGCGGGCGCTGGTCTACCTGAAGGCCATGGTCGACCGGATGATCGCGCGAAGGCGCCGCGAGGCGGCGCGCGGCGACCTCGTCGACCTGCTGATGGCGGCGGAGGACCCGGAGAGCGGCCGGCGGATGGACGACGGCCTGCTGCGCGACAACCTGCTGACCTTCATCGGCGCCGGCCACGAGACGACGGCGCTGGCCCTGACCTGGTCGCTCTACCTGGTGGGCCGGCACGCCCCGACTGCGGCGCGGCTGCGCGAGGAGGTGGCGGCGGTGGCCGGCGAGGCGACGATCACGCCGGAGCACGTGGAGCGGCTGACCTTCACCCGCACCGTCGTGCAGGAGGCCATGCGGCTCTATCCCTCGCTGCCGATCATGAGCCGGATGTGCGGGACCGACACCGTGGCCGGCGGCCACCCGGTCAAGGCCGGGACCTTCATCTTCATCCCGATCTACGCCCTGCACCGGCACCGGCGGCTGTGGCGCGACCCCGACGCCTTCGACCCCTCGCGGTTCGGGCCGGAGGAGAGCGCCGAGCGGCCGCGGTTCGCCTACCTGCCGTTCGGCGGCGGGCCGCGGGTCTGCATCGGCCAGGGGTTCGCGATGATGGAGGCGGTGGCGGTGCTGGCGACCCTGGTCCGCGGCGCGGTGCTGGAACCGGACCCCGGCCATCGGATCCGGCCGCTGGTGCGGGTCTCCATGCGGCCGCAGGGCGGCATGCCGATGACCCTGCGCCTGCCGCGCGCTTGA
- a CDS encoding alpha/beta fold hydrolase: protein MSRKRPKGVLAMGWACFESAAKGRTEHAPTSADYPETVVRRTSFTAGGGHGWRLSALETPRDKPAPWKIVVITGAPSWAEYWAETMAELPQNREMIVVDRPGYAASEPTHHVPDIRVQAEALGPLLKTAPGQKLLLVGQSYGAAIAAIMAAEHAGKVAGLVLLSGFFGETGPTSRWLIDVGTRALKMIPRDLRHAVLEASNQRPQLVHARRALMSVNIPVHMIHGEKDDFAPIEVAERLARETPTRRPIRFVRTPGANHFLNDGPAEQLLSALETCIPPKKAWTFRLPKLPHLGWTRLTTPMAEAA from the coding sequence GTGTCGCGTAAACGGCCGAAGGGCGTGCTTGCCATGGGCTGGGCCTGCTTCGAGAGCGCCGCGAAGGGGCGCACCGAGCACGCCCCGACCTCCGCCGACTATCCGGAGACCGTGGTGCGCCGAACCAGCTTCACGGCCGGCGGCGGGCACGGCTGGCGGCTGTCGGCCCTGGAGACCCCGCGCGACAAGCCGGCCCCGTGGAAGATCGTCGTGATCACCGGCGCCCCGTCCTGGGCCGAGTACTGGGCCGAGACCATGGCCGAGCTGCCGCAGAACCGCGAGATGATCGTCGTCGACCGGCCGGGCTATGCGGCCTCCGAGCCGACGCACCACGTCCCCGACATCCGCGTGCAGGCCGAGGCGCTCGGTCCGTTGCTGAAGACAGCGCCGGGCCAGAAGCTGCTGCTGGTCGGCCAGAGCTACGGCGCGGCGATCGCCGCGATCATGGCGGCCGAGCATGCGGGCAAGGTGGCGGGCCTGGTGCTGCTGTCCGGCTTCTTCGGCGAGACCGGGCCGACGTCGCGCTGGCTGATCGACGTGGGGACCAGGGCGCTGAAGATGATCCCGCGCGACCTGCGTCACGCGGTGCTGGAGGCGTCCAACCAGCGGCCGCAGCTGGTGCACGCCCGGCGCGCGCTGATGAGCGTCAACATCCCGGTCCACATGATCCACGGCGAAAAGGACGACTTCGCGCCGATCGAGGTCGCCGAGCGGCTGGCCCGCGAGACGCCGACCCGCCGGCCGATCCGCTTCGTGCGCACGCCGGGGGCCAACCACTTCCTGAACGACGGCCCGGCCGAGCAGCTGCTCTCGGCCCTGGAAACCTGCATCCCGCCGAAGAAGGCCTGGACCTTCCGCCTGCCCAAGCTGCCGCACCTTGGCTGGACGCGCCTCACGACGCCGATGGCCGAAGCCGCCTGA
- a CDS encoding aspartate kinase, whose protein sequence is MSRLVMKFGGTSVADLERIRRVARLVNAEVEAGHKVAVVVSAMAGKTNELVAWTDGAGQAAQGIAPSDDEYDVVVASGEQVTAGLLSMTLRNMGIDAKSWMGWQIPIIADDAHGRSRIDDIEPEKLAAAMDGGQVAVIAGFQGVTRDGRIATLGRGGSDTSAVAIAAALKAIRCDIYTDVDGVYTTDPRIESKARRLSKISYEEMLEMASLGAKVLQTRSVELAMAQKVPVRVLSSFVEPGEAPGQGTIVCDEEEIMEKRIVSGVAYSRDEAKISLFGLPDHPGVSSVIFGRLADANVNVDMIVQSHARTQDTANMEFTVGKRDAARAVEIVRAAQAEIGFDDVAVNEDVAKVSVIGVGMRSHTGVAKSMFSALAEKGVNIQVISTSEIKISVLIDAAYTELAVRALHAAYGLDQL, encoded by the coding sequence ATGTCCCGGCTGGTGATGAAATTCGGCGGCACCTCGGTGGCCGACCTGGAACGCATCCGTCGCGTCGCCCGGCTGGTGAACGCCGAGGTCGAGGCGGGCCACAAGGTCGCCGTGGTGGTCTCCGCCATGGCCGGCAAGACCAATGAGCTGGTCGCCTGGACCGACGGCGCCGGCCAGGCCGCACAAGGCATCGCCCCCTCCGACGACGAATACGACGTGGTGGTGGCCTCCGGCGAGCAGGTGACCGCCGGCCTGCTGTCGATGACGCTGCGCAACATGGGGATCGACGCCAAGTCCTGGATGGGCTGGCAGATCCCGATCATCGCCGACGACGCCCATGGCCGCTCGCGCATCGACGACATCGAGCCGGAGAAGCTCGCCGCCGCCATGGACGGCGGCCAGGTGGCGGTGATCGCCGGCTTCCAAGGGGTCACCCGGGACGGCCGCATCGCCACCCTCGGCCGCGGCGGCTCCGACACCAGCGCGGTGGCCATCGCCGCGGCGCTGAAGGCCATCCGCTGCGACATCTACACCGACGTCGACGGCGTCTACACCACCGACCCGCGTATCGAATCCAAGGCCCGGCGGCTGTCCAAGATCTCCTACGAAGAGATGCTGGAAATGGCCTCGCTGGGGGCCAAGGTGCTGCAGACCCGTTCGGTCGAGCTCGCCATGGCGCAAAAGGTGCCGGTGCGGGTCCTTTCAAGTTTCGTCGAGCCGGGCGAAGCCCCAGGCCAGGGCACCATCGTCTGCGACGAGGAGGAAATCATGGAGAAGCGGATCGTGAGCGGCGTGGCCTACAGCCGCGACGAGGCGAAGATCAGCCTCTTCGGCCTGCCCGACCATCCGGGCGTGTCGTCGGTGATCTTCGGCCGGCTGGCCGACGCCAACGTCAACGTGGACATGATCGTCCAGAGCCATGCCCGCACCCAGGACACGGCGAACATGGAGTTCACCGTCGGCAAGCGCGACGCCGCCCGCGCCGTGGAGATCGTCCGCGCCGCCCAGGCCGAGATCGGCTTCGACGACGTGGCGGTGAACGAGGACGTGGCCAAGGTCTCGGTGATCGGGGTCGGCATGCGCAGCCACACCGGCGTCGCCAAGTCGATGTTCAGCGCGCTGGCCGAAAAGGGCGTCAACATCCAGGTGATCTCCACCTCGGAGATCAAGATCAGCGTGCTGATCGACGCCGCCTACACCGAGCTCGCCGTGCGCGCCCTGCACGCGGCGTATGGTTTGGACCAGCTCTAG
- a CDS encoding FkbM family methyltransferase produces the protein MASLRVLGHAFRAWRRNLKWAKHEPETPYLADLLSGAPVCLHVGASDGRHSYVMTQVAPRALIYAFEPSAFTFEVLNLCIRWHGIADRVTPVHAAVSDRAGEMLLVTPKKLSGRMGLSYAYVADTAPNGPARPDLEDQGSALQPTPVVTLDGFCAERGIGKVDFIRMDIEGAEQRALTGAGGILDRDRPHVLLEIHPAMLAGRFGGSAEAVVKLFRDRGYRMFALNGDRLEERTTPVLDLPWKDYFFIHPARASKLPDGVFKARMAA, from the coding sequence ATGGCTTCGCTACGCGTGCTCGGTCATGCCTTCCGGGCCTGGCGGCGGAATCTGAAGTGGGCGAAGCACGAGCCTGAGACGCCCTACCTGGCCGACCTGCTTTCCGGGGCCCCGGTCTGCCTGCATGTGGGCGCCAGCGACGGGCGCCACTCCTACGTCATGACCCAGGTGGCGCCCCGGGCGCTGATCTACGCCTTCGAGCCGTCGGCCTTCACCTTCGAGGTGCTGAACCTCTGCATCCGCTGGCACGGCATCGCCGACCGGGTGACGCCGGTCCACGCCGCGGTCTCCGACCGCGCCGGCGAGATGCTGCTGGTGACGCCCAAGAAGCTCTCCGGGCGCATGGGCCTGTCCTACGCCTACGTGGCCGACACCGCGCCCAACGGCCCGGCGCGGCCGGACCTCGAGGACCAGGGTTCGGCATTGCAGCCGACGCCGGTGGTGACCCTGGACGGCTTCTGCGCCGAGCGGGGGATCGGCAAGGTCGACTTCATCCGCATGGACATCGAGGGCGCGGAGCAGCGGGCGCTCACCGGCGCGGGCGGCATCCTCGACCGCGACCGGCCGCACGTATTGCTGGAGATTCACCCGGCCATGCTCGCCGGCCGGTTCGGCGGCTCGGCCGAGGCGGTGGTGAAGCTGTTCCGCGACCGCGGCTACCGGATGTTCGCGCTGAACGGCGACCGGCTGGAGGAGCGGACCACGCCGGTGCTCGACCTGCCGTGGAAGGACTACTTCTTCATCCACCCCGCCCGCGCCTCCAAGCTTCCCGACGGCGTCTTCAAGGCGCGGATGGCGGCGTAA
- the ubiG gene encoding bifunctional 2-polyprenyl-6-hydroxyphenol methylase/3-demethylubiquinol 3-O-methyltransferase UbiG: protein MTSQAHARSSIDPAEVERFSRIAAEWWDPKGKFAPLHRFNPVRLGFIRDQVLHHYQRDPTARRPFEGLRLLDIGCGGGLLSEPMSRLGFETMGVDASARNIGTAAAHAAEQGLVIDYRCSTAEDLLAAGEGAFDVILNMEVIEHVADPGDYLRSCAQLLKPGGLMIVATLNRTLKAFALAKVGAEYVLRWLPAGTHDWRKFLKPEELRGFLAGAPVAVDGPFGVAFDPLSGRWSQSGDADVNYMMTVVRNAA, encoded by the coding sequence ATGACTTCCCAAGCTCACGCCCGATCGAGCATCGATCCTGCAGAGGTCGAGCGCTTCTCGCGCATCGCCGCCGAATGGTGGGACCCGAAGGGCAAGTTCGCGCCTTTGCACAGGTTCAATCCGGTGCGGCTCGGCTTCATCCGCGACCAGGTCCTCCACCACTACCAGCGCGACCCGACGGCGCGCAGGCCGTTCGAGGGCCTGCGGCTGCTCGACATCGGCTGCGGCGGCGGCCTCCTGTCGGAGCCGATGAGCCGGCTCGGCTTCGAGACCATGGGCGTCGACGCCTCGGCGCGGAACATCGGCACCGCCGCGGCCCACGCCGCCGAGCAGGGCCTGGTCATCGACTACCGCTGCTCCACCGCCGAGGACCTGCTGGCGGCCGGCGAAGGGGCGTTCGACGTGATCCTCAACATGGAGGTGATCGAGCACGTGGCCGACCCGGGCGACTACCTGCGCAGCTGCGCCCAGCTGCTGAAGCCCGGCGGGTTGATGATCGTCGCCACCCTGAACCGGACGCTGAAGGCGTTCGCGCTCGCCAAGGTCGGGGCCGAGTACGTGCTGCGCTGGCTGCCGGCCGGCACCCACGACTGGCGGAAGTTCCTGAAGCCCGAGGAGCTGCGCGGCTTTCTGGCGGGCGCGCCGGTCGCCGTCGACGGCCCGTTCGGGGTGGCGTTCGATCCCTTGTCCGGCCGCTGGTCCCAGTCCGGGGACGCCGACGTCAACTACATGATGACCGTGGTGCGCAACGCAGCGTAA